A genomic region of Gymnogyps californianus isolate 813 chromosome 12, ASM1813914v2, whole genome shotgun sequence contains the following coding sequences:
- the IRF8 gene encoding interferon regulatory factor 8, with protein MCDRNGGRRLRQWLIEQIDSELYPGLIWENEEKTMFRIPWKHAGKQDYNQEVDASIFKAWAVFKGKFKEGDKAEPATWKTRLRCALNKSPDFEEVTDRSQLDISEPYKVYRIVPEEEQKCKAGIANGSSLNDVTEMDCSSSAIDDLIKEPPCVDEYLGIIKRSPSPPQESCRNPPIPDWWVQQPSPALPLMNGYSGYEQHHSGYSQMVISFYYSGRLVGHITTSCVEGCRISLSQPSSHGEKLYAPDALEHVRFPSADAIQNDRQKQITRKLFGHLERGVLLHSNKQGIFIKRLCQGRVFWSGNTMVYKDRPNKLDRDEVVKIFDTNLFFRELQQYYNNQGRFPDSRVMLCFGEEFPDAVPLRCKLILVQVEQLCVRQVVEEAGKTCSSSPMLPVADETQHDQVYRIFQDICGTHQRALFRENQQIAV; from the exons ATGTGTGACCGCAACGGCGGGCGGAGGCTCCGGCAGTGGCTGATCGAGCAGATCGACAGTGAGCTGTACCCTGGGCTCATCTGGGAGAATGAGGAGAAAACCATGTTCCGCATCCCGTGGAAACACGCCGGGAAGCAAGACTACAACCAGGAGGTGGATGCTTCTATTTTCAAG GCCTGGGCTGTTTTCAAAGGCAAGTTCAAAGAAGGTGACAAAGCGGAGCCGGCCACGTGGAAGACGCGGCTGCGCTGCGCTTTGAATAAGAGCCCTGACTTCGAGGAGGTGACGGACAGATCCCAGCTGGACATCTCTGAGCCCTACAAGGTCTACAGGATCGTGCCggaggaggaacagaaat GCAAAGCGGGCATTGCCAACGGGAGCAGCCTGAATGACGTCACGGAGATGGACTGCAGTTCCTCTGCAATAGATGACCTCATTAAAGAG CCCCCCTGCGTAGACGAATACCTGGGGATCATCAAGAGAAGCCCCTCGCCCCcccaggagagctgcagaaacCCCCCGATACCCGACTGGTGggtgcagcagcccagccctg CGTTGCCCCTGATGAACGGATACTCTGGCTACGAGCAGCATCATTCAG GTTACTCCCAGATGGTGATCAGCTTCTACTACAGCGGGAGGCTGGTGGGCCACATCACCACCTCGTGCGTCGAGGGCTGCCGGATCTCGCTCAGCCAGCCCTCCAGCCACGGCGAGAAGCTCTACGCCCCAGATGCCCTGGAGCACGTGCGGTTCCCCTCGGCCGATGCCATCCAGAATGACCGCCAGAAGCAGATCACCAGGAAGCTCTTTGGGCACCTGGAGAGGGGCGTCCTGCTGCACAGCAACAAGCAGGGCATCTTCATCAAGaggctgtgccagggcagggtcTTCTGGAGCGGGAACACCATGGTCTACAAGGACAGGCCCAACAAACTGGACCGGGATGAGGTGGTGAAGATATTTGACACCAACTTGTTCTTCAGAG agctgcagcagtaTTACAACAACCAGGGCCGCTTCCCGGACAGCAGGGTCATGCTGTGCTTCGGAGAGGAGTTCCCAGATGCAGTGCCGCTGCGGTGTAAGCTCATCCTTGTCCAG GTGGAGCAGCTGTGTGTCAGGCAGGTGGTGGAGGAGGCTGGGAagacctgcagcagcagccccatgCTCCCCGTAGCTGATGAGACACAGCATGACCAGGTGTACAGGATCTTCCAGGACATCTGCGGGACGCACCAGCGGGCGCTCTTCAGAGAAAACCAACAGATTGCTGTCTGA